The Branchiostoma floridae strain S238N-H82 chromosome 8, Bfl_VNyyK, whole genome shotgun sequence genome has a segment encoding these proteins:
- the LOC118420777 gene encoding uncharacterized protein LOC118420777 isoform X2 translates to MWNGLLAVLLLTLFLNSLSTSVQCSSPAEVTADDQKQQVKDTSQDCPVYLVDMTTGGEPGISYPTTKSSSSNEGTEKTQKHQEPEDSPRALTEDEGKVSTDQPVDSQKVEESAESALPSPAVEKDLPKDQQTEHVPQHTDKPVPTTRLKQTGGSVKPDISPLKDSQTQDAVESNEEPAVMVQPLTVTEISADADRTKSKTIGDDVIPKLDGEMAGDEILDIQEQETAVTGTGDSVKSRIQQ, encoded by the exons ATGTGGAATGGACTGCTGGCAGTTCTTCTTTTAACCTTGTTCCTGAACAG CCTATCTACAAGTGTGCAGTGTTCTTCTCCTGCTGAAGTCACTGCTGATGACCAGAAGCAGCAGGTGAAAGATACATCACAG GACTGTCCCGTGTACCTGGTGGACATGACCACAGGTGGGGAGCCTGGAATCAGTTATCCCACAACCAAATCCTCCTCTTCTAATGAAGGCACAGAAAAAACACAGAAGCATCAGGAGCCTGAAGACTCTCCCAG GGCTCTGACAGAGGATGAAGGAAAGGTGAGCACAGACCAGCCAGTGGATTCACAAAAAGTTGAAGAATCTGCAGAATCAGCATTGCCAAG CCCAGCTGTAGAGAAGGACCTACCTAAGGACCAGCAGACTGAGCATGTACCCCAGCACACAGATAAACCAGTCCCCACCACTCGACTGAAGCAGACAGGAGGCTCAGTCAAACCTGACATCTCACCACTGAAGGATTCTCAGACTCAA GATGCTGTTGAATCTAACGAAGAACCTGCTGTAATGGTCCAGCCTCTTACAGTAACAGAGATCAGTGCTGATGCTGACAGGACAAAATCAAAAACCATAGGGGATGATGTCATTCCTAAATTAGATGGAGAGATGGCTGGAGATGAGATTCTGGACATACAGGAGCAGGAAACAGCAGTGACTGGTACAGGGGACAGTGTGAAGAGCAGAATTCAGCAGTGA
- the LOC118420776 gene encoding SUN domain-containing ossification factor-like: protein MPSFDEWKKRMLEQEEREKKQNSNGQSGQSKVSTQGLKTQKGRHNYGSVECGAKILSANREMQHSSSVLVENKDMYMLNPCSAKIWFIVELCEPIQLKQIDIANFELFSSVPESFKVSTSERYPAREWQLLGTFHMANERSIQSFPLDEKLFNKYLKVEMLSHYGSEHYCPLSLFRVFGTSMEEEIEETEQHPESVVDPEDELFPDESIPLSPDSNLFGSAKDAVLNIVKQAAKVFTGPSDGMASTEPHEAKGQVSVENTFLEPTLEYPEPCLDINRTVNVSVPDHDGSGKESRNIQPTPTSTAHSTVKHTVTSEDQTPPLSSLPLDPSPQETHSVQDQKSIQPTVSLVASTQEGRVDPDHEKSSEGIVTLVESGIVEGSTLGERQWTNIQQCPTCSELETVQKCQGNPRCLFHQLILQTSCEEEQKIATPPADKLVIATDVQDDEGRSDDVELGKTDKDEDINVQSKQRVKIDPPATAGTDQVLSTDRDDKGLLPVVSDNDTVADTSTDMSATSPTLQHGEDSNPAGSIDGEEKLKPDQLPTSSTVSPLEGSERTSAVLEGVGGPDIATSTTDGAETPPADSASSPTESETSGSVSAAGSNHNGGKKQTHDKASSAQVEGNAQVKDDIVTSSSQDPQDSSPPEPTPAVEQNGSADGLDKQAKNSSDFYAEKNENGTSSQHISHGGHTGKESVIMRLNNRIKALELNMSLSSRYLEELSQRYRKQMDEMQKAFNKTISKLTNNSRKAEERDIRQQEIIANLAASITNLTADIQSLNTDRDNLHRKVIERHIFLMVVEVLCLAVVFMVCIHTRPGHTPQLVHSQGEQFQEHVRDKMEGLRYRTRTEDLPPRRSDGEEDKLVIVEPQCNRQVQGIDGTKKKRSKKKQRHQGLRNTSSTPNLAEQLTGHEETAAGVNDVNAAGLLFSSSTATDRQPFSSSRDSKAAQMPPGTTYQRGVTHSTLQTTQRCQPPSGLTQETTEHGKNCHQPALDKVFLCCGKTRHQCNSK, encoded by the exons ATGCCATCATTTGATGAGTGGAAGAAAAGAATGCTAGAACAAGAAGAGAGGGAAAAAAAGCAGAATTCCAATG GTCAGTCAGGACAATCCAAAGTGTCGACTCAGGGCCTGAAGACCCAGAAGGGCAGACATAACTATGGATCAGTGGAGTGTGGAGCCAAGATCCTGTCTGCTAACAGAGAAATGCAA CACTCATCTTCTGTGCTAGTGGAAAAcaaggacatgtacatgttgaaccCCTGTAGCGCCAAGATTTG GTTTATAGTAGAGCTTTGTGAACCCATTCAGCTGAAGCAGATCGACATCGCCAACTTTGAACTTTTCTCCTCCGTGCCAGAGTCTTTTAAGGTCTCAACGTCAGAAAG GTACCCCGCCCGAGAGTGGCAACTCCTTGGTACATTCCACATGGCGAATGAGAGATCCATCCAGTCTTTTCCACTGGATGAAAAACTCTTCAACAAGTACCTGAAG GTGGAAATGTTGTCTCACTACGGCAGTGAACATTACTGTCCTTTGAGCTTGTTTAG AGTGTTTGGTACCAGTATGGAAGAGGAGATAGAGGAAACAGAGCAGCACCCTGAAAGTGTTGTGGATCCGGAGGACGAGTTGTTCCCAGATGAGTCCATTCCACTGTCCCCTGACTCCAACCTGTTCGGCAGTGCTAAAG ATGCAGTTTTGAATATTGTGAAGCAAGCTGCCAAGGTATTTACAGGTCCCTCAGACGGCATGGCCTCTACAGAACCCCATGAAGCAAAAGGACAAGTATCAGTGGAGAACACTTTCCTTGAACCAACCCTTGAGTATCCAGAACCTTGTCTGG ACATTAACAGAACAGTGAATGTGTCAGTGCCAGACCACGATGGTTCAGGGAAGGAGAGCAGAAACATCCAGCCTACTCCTACCAGCACCGCACACTCTACAGTCAAACA CACAGTGACATCTGAGGACCAAACACCACCATTGTCTTCTCTGCCACTGGATCCCTCCCCACAAGAAACCCACTCTGTTCAAGATCAAAAGTCCATCCAACCAACTGTCAGCCTTGTAGCCAGCACTCAGGAAGGAAGGGTGGATCCCGACCATGAGAAGTCATCAGAAGGGATTGTCACCCTGGTGGAGTCTGGTATTGTGGAGGGCAGCACGCTAGGGGAGAGACAGTGGACAAACATCCAACAGTGTCCGACTTGTAGTGAGCTGGAGACTGTACAGAAGTGTCAGGGGAACCCTCGGTGTCTGTTCCACCAACTCATCCTTCAAACTTCATGTGAAGAAGAGCAGAAGATCGCCACACCTCCGGCAGATAAGTTGGTCATTGCCACAGATGTACAAGACGATGAGGGAAGATCAGATGATGTTGAACTTGGCAAGACTGACAAAGACGAGGACATCAACGTTCAATCAAAACAGAGGGTGAAAATTGATCCTCCTGCTACTGCTGGTACAGACCAGGTCTTGAGTACTGACAGGGATGATAAGGGTTTGCTTCCTGTAGTCTCAGACAATGACACTGTGGCTGACACAAGTACAGACATGTCTGCCACATCTCCCACCTTACAGCATGGGGAGGACAGCAACCCAGCAGGTTCTATAGATGGGGAGGAGAAGCTGAAGCCTGATCAGCTCCCCACTAGCAGCACTGTGTCTCCACTGGAGGGGAGTGAGAGAACCTCAGCTGTgctggagggggtggggggcccTGACATCGCTACATCCACTACTGATGGTGCGGAAACCCCGCCAGCTGACAGTGCTTCGAGTCCCACTGAGTCAGAAACTTCTGGAAGTGTATCTGCTGCTGGTTCCAATCACAATGGTGGGAAAAAGCAAACTCATGATAAAGCCAGTAGTGCACAGGTTGAAGGTAACGCACAGGTAAAAGATGATATCGTCACAAGTTCAAGCCAAGATCCTCAGGACTCCAGCCCACCTGAGCCGACCCCTGCCGTTGAACAGAATGGAAGTGCGGACGGTCTGGACAAGCAGGCTAAGAACTCGTCAGACTTCTATGCTGAGAAGAATGAGAACGGCACGAGCTCCCAGCACATTTCCCACGGAGGGCACACAGGCAAGGAGTCTGTGATCATGAGACTGAACAACAGGATCAAGGCTCTGGAGCTGAACATGTCTCTGAGCAGCAGGTACCTGGAGGAGCTTAGTCAGAG ATACCGTAAGCAGATGGACGAGATGCAGAAGGCCTTCAACAAAACCATTTCCAAACTCACCAACAACTCCAGAAAGGCTGAAGAGAGG GATATTCGTCAGCAGGAAATCATTGCAAACCTGGCAGCCAGCATTACCAACCTGACAGCAGACATCCAGAGCCTCAACACTGACAGAGACAACCTACATAGGAAG GTTATAGAAAGACACATTTTCCTGATGGTAGTGGAGGTGCTGTGCCTGGCTGTGGTGTTCATGGTCTGTATCCACACACGACCTGGACACACACCACAGCTCGTCCACAGTCAGGGGGAACAGTTTCAGGAACATGTACGGGATAAGATGGAAGGGCTCAGATACAGAACTAGGACAGAGGACCTGCCTCCACGGAGATCAG ATGGTGAAGAGGACAAGCTTGTTATTGTGGAACCACAGTGTAACAGACAGGTACAG GGCATAGATGGCACAAAGAAGAAACGGTCTAAGAAAAAGCAGCGACATCAGGGTTTAAGGAACACCTCCTCCACACCTAACCTGGCGGAACAGCTGACGGGGCACGAGGAGACAGCAGCTGGCGTGAACGACGTAAACGCTGCAGGACTGCTGTTCAGTTCTAGTACAGCTACGGACAGACAGCCTTTCAGCAGCAGTAGAGACAGTAAGGCTGCCCAGATGCCACCTGGCACGACATATCAGCGCGGCGTCACACACTCAACACTACAGACGACCCAACGGTGTCAGCCACCTTCGGGCCTGACACAGGAAACCACTGAACATGGTAAAAACTGCCACCAACCAGCCTTGGACAAGGTTTTTTTGTGCTGTGGCAAAACTCGACATCAGTGCAATAGCAAATGA
- the LOC118420672 gene encoding uncharacterized protein LOC118420672, giving the protein MMSLPQWKQVLVEQRQRKAAEERRRQAEQEARLNRMPAWKRDILVRKKSRSDPKSSPVDSADHNVIPYEDSGPPSRTGVLEQNGESSLGEGGPSDTCRTTHGWKEQGVSEEKVVSVHDNIFVKWQARNRSPSNDRNDTLVAHSGQHKPHSPRGVGIPNNVIIIEKYGGSGYDRQADVGKESVQGVGPAGMERPPAQTVFSLLRDAKPEREVIIIEKDDTEDKSVPCTLSGKVNRLRGKFGDEPRDRADVLSATRTKVPETMKSNTRQRKGQKSSLSAAGSMDSLLDVVQQPTHTQNKKFHYSSCENLTELDTLPPYVIPKSGSDDSVTVDTTPNIRPRSLSQSKMIDTVEPRVRKTGKVKVESTEPISQQKTREAPKDQVTNYRLHGDRSSKPSLRVRPVSVTRSVPGGENHVHLAGQSHAAKVNKQEKKISLGNELGSTRRDAGTLPHSKNLPEEGIQIIPAKANSSAKDTENQNDPVAAAIASIKAQSKNTFIVQPRRPASKHTETKNKDTEHRKIKEPSHHKDNGPKEDVKTPALPLPLQSNKKQDSSRKNNNVEQKNDTSFVIRPLTQVLKENPSGYQSEKVRKSSEKQPNSKEQKGNITFSSSPTAKAVVEPRDRPQSNLHANSTFLQQDSQDAPSENRKAQPGRKKAPAPQPPSVVGVNAQGTERSQAVQVKPGTQEREELPTTNIDDVEISTKSQNNNSVQSAKTGDQAPTRMMQSSPAGSEVSKTASPPSLDVSPIAPPRHKGTVRKLTVADYVVIGGYEKLGKSSISKGESKKLKISFNDSPTTFEYPSEQSLLEEDDGKGVQAPAGLRTTPSLTTAAGDKVSGGLHSYQPSQVTSDVVAGQQRSVASKAPEASQPAAEARPVEIFAVKPLADSEAPMWSSSSSMASALLF; this is encoded by the exons ATGATGTCCCTTCCGCAATGGAAGCAAGTTTTGGTTGAGCAGCGCCAAAGAAAGGCTGCGGAGGAGAGGCGACGACAAGCCGAACAAGAAGCTCGCTTGAACCGGATGCCTGCCTGGAAGAGGGATATCTTGGTCAGGAAAAAGTCTCGAAGTGACCCAAAGTCTTCTCCTGTCGATTCTGCTGACCATAATGTGATCCCGTATGAAGATTCGGGTCCCCCCAGCCGTACAGGTGTGTTGGAGCAGAACGGTGAGTCGTCGCTAGGGGAGGGCGGGCCGTCTGACACCTGCCGCACCACACACGGGTGGAAGGAACAGGGTGTGTCTGAGGAAAAAGTCGTCTCGGTGCATGACAATATTTTCGTTAAATGGCAAGCGAGGAACCGCTCACCTTCAAACGACAGGAACGACACTCTAGTAGCGCACAGTGGGCAACACAAACCGCACAGTCCAAGGGGGGTGGGAATCCCTAACAACGTAATAATTATAGAGAAATATGGCGGATCCGGATATGatcgccaagcagatgttgggaaagAGAGTGTACAAGGGGTGGGACCTGCAGGAATGGAGAGGCCGCCGGCTCAGACTGTGTTTTCCCTCCTTCGCGATGCCAAGCCTGAACGAGAAGTGATCATTATCGAGAAGGACGACACGGAGGACAAATCAGTGCCGTGCACGTTGAGCGGAAAAGTCAACAGACTGAGGGGCAAATTTGGTGATGAACCCCGGGACAGAGCAGACGTGCTGAGTGCCACCAGAACAAAAGTACCAGAAACTATGAAATCAAACACACGGCAAAGGAAGGGCCAGAAGTCAAGTCTGTCTGCGGCGGGAAGCATGGACAGTCTACTAGATGTTGTACAACAGCCAACTCACACTCAAAACAAGAAATTTCACTATTCAAGCTGTGAAAATCTGACTGAGCTGGATACGCTTCCACCTTATGTCATTCCGAAATCAGGAAGTGATGATAGCGTCACAGTGGACACAACTCCAAACATCAGACCAAGGTCGCTATCACAGTCCAAAATGATTGATACCGTGGAACCAAGAGTAAGAAAGACAGGGAAAGTCAAGGTAGAAAGTACTGAGCCAATATCACAGCAAAAAACAAGAGAAGCACCCAAGGATCAGGTCACAAATTACCGTTTGCATGGTGACAGAAGCAGCAAGCCATCACTGAGGGTTCGACCTGTCAGTGTCACGAGGAGTGTACCTGGTGGGGAGAACCATGTCCATTTGGCTGGACAAAGTCATGCTGCCAAAGTTAATAAGCAAGAGAAGAAAATCTCATTAGGCAATGAGCTGGGCTCAACAAGAAGGGATGCTGGTACTCTTCCACACAGCAAAAACTTACCAGAAGAAGGGATTCAAATCATCCCAGCAAAGGCAAACTCCAGTGCTAAGGATACGGAAAACCAGAATGACCCCGTGGCTGCTGCTATAGCCAGTATCAAAGcacagtccaaaaatacattcaTAGTGCAGCCAAGGAGGCCTGCTAGCAAGCACACGGAGACAAAGAACAAAGACACTGAACACAGAAAGATAAAGGAACCATCTCACCACAAAGACAATGGACCAAAAGAAGATGTCAAGACTCCAGCTTTACCTCTTCCCCTTCagtcaaacaagaaacaagactcttccagaaaaaataacaatgtaGAGCAGAAGAATGATACATCCTTTGTCATTAGGCCGCTTACTCAAGTTCTGAAAGAAAATCCCAGTGGATATCAGTCAGAGAAGGTAAGAAAGTCCTCAGAGAAACAACCCAACAGCAAGGAACAGAAAGGCAACATCACATTCTCTAGTAGTCCTACAGCCAAAGCAGTTGTTGAGCCAAGAGATAGACCTCAGTCAAACCTACATGCAAACAGCACCTTTCTGCAGCAGGACAGTCAAGATGCTCCCTCGGAAAACAGGAAAGCACAGCCTGGACGGAAAAAGGCACCGGCACCACAACCGCCGTCTGTAGTCGGTGTGAACGCACAGGGAACAGAGAGGAGCCAGGCAGTCCAGGTGAAACCAGGCACACAGGAGAGAGAAGAGCTGCCCACTACCAACATTGATGATGTGGAGATATCAACTAAGTCTCAG aacaacaacagtgtCCAGTCAGCAAAGACAGGTGACCAAGCTCCGACCAGAATGATGCAATCTTCACCAGCAG GATCAGAAGTTTCCAAGACTGCCAGCCCCCCATCTCTGGATGTGTCCCCCATTGCTCCCCCTCGGCACAAAGGCACCGTGAGGAAGCTGACTGTAGCTGATTATGTTGTTATTGGAGGATATGAGAAACTGGGCAAGTCATCTATATCCAAGGGAGAGAGCAAGAAG CTGAAGATCTCCTTTAATGATTCTCCCACCACCTTTGAGTACCCCTCGGAGCAGTCTCTGCTGGAGGAGGATGATGGGAAGGGTGTTCAGGCTCCGGCAGGACTCCGCACTACACCCAGTCTCACCACAGCAGCAGGGGACAAGGTGTCAG GTGGCCTGCACTCATATCAGCCAAGCCAAGTGACATCTGATGTAGTAGCCGGACAGCAGCGCTCGGTGGCCAGCAAAGCTCCTGAGGCCAGCCAGCCAGCAGCTGAAGCACGCCCCGTGGAAATCTTTGCTGTGAAACCTTTAGCTGACAGTGAAGCTCCCATGTGGAGCAGTAGTTCATCCATGGCAAGTGCTTTACTATTCTAA
- the LOC118420777 gene encoding uncharacterized protein LOC118420777 isoform X1: MWNGLLAVLLLTLFLNSLSTSVQCSSPAEVTADDQKQQVKDTSQDCPVYLVDMTTGGEPGISYPTTKSSSSNEGTEKTQKHQEPEDSPRALTEDEGKVSTDQPVDSQKVEESAESALPSLDCSPAVEKDLPKDQQTEHVPQHTDKPVPTTRLKQTGGSVKPDISPLKDSQTQDAVESNEEPAVMVQPLTVTEISADADRTKSKTIGDDVIPKLDGEMAGDEILDIQEQETAVTGTGDSVKSRIQQ, translated from the exons ATGTGGAATGGACTGCTGGCAGTTCTTCTTTTAACCTTGTTCCTGAACAG CCTATCTACAAGTGTGCAGTGTTCTTCTCCTGCTGAAGTCACTGCTGATGACCAGAAGCAGCAGGTGAAAGATACATCACAG GACTGTCCCGTGTACCTGGTGGACATGACCACAGGTGGGGAGCCTGGAATCAGTTATCCCACAACCAAATCCTCCTCTTCTAATGAAGGCACAGAAAAAACACAGAAGCATCAGGAGCCTGAAGACTCTCCCAG GGCTCTGACAGAGGATGAAGGAAAGGTGAGCACAGACCAGCCAGTGGATTCACAAAAAGTTGAAGAATCTGCAGAATCAGCATTGCCAAG TCTTGATTGTAGCCCAGCTGTAGAGAAGGACCTACCTAAGGACCAGCAGACTGAGCATGTACCCCAGCACACAGATAAACCAGTCCCCACCACTCGACTGAAGCAGACAGGAGGCTCAGTCAAACCTGACATCTCACCACTGAAGGATTCTCAGACTCAA GATGCTGTTGAATCTAACGAAGAACCTGCTGTAATGGTCCAGCCTCTTACAGTAACAGAGATCAGTGCTGATGCTGACAGGACAAAATCAAAAACCATAGGGGATGATGTCATTCCTAAATTAGATGGAGAGATGGCTGGAGATGAGATTCTGGACATACAGGAGCAGGAAACAGCAGTGACTGGTACAGGGGACAGTGTGAAGAGCAGAATTCAGCAGTGA